Proteins from a genomic interval of Neovison vison isolate M4711 chromosome 4, ASM_NN_V1, whole genome shotgun sequence:
- the LLCFC1 gene encoding sperm-egg fusion protein LLCFC1, with protein sequence MGRPMNSLGSQLCRAAFLATILLLLRVKGVKPQKGNLDPNEKSQNEEIPSSDQDQEYFEEHFVASSEGEMWQTVDMTQQEDDGTSDTTALRDHLLDLAFCFNLASIMVFL encoded by the exons ATGGGCAGGCCCATGAAttccctgggctcccagctctgcagagcAGCATTCCTGGCCACCATCCTGCTGCTGCTGCGGGTCAAGGGGGTAAAGCCTCAGAAAGGCAACTTGGACCCCAACGAGAAGAGTCAGAATGAGGAGATACCCTCTTCAG ACCAGGATCAAGAGTACTTTGAAGAGCACTTTGTGGCCTCCTCAGAGGGTGAGATGTGGCAGACTGTGGATATGACCCAGCAAGAAGATGACGGGACATCAGACACGACAGCTCTTCGTGACCACCTATTGGACCTAGCCTTCTGCTTCAATCTGGCCAGCATCATGGTTTTTTTATGA